The following proteins are co-located in the Leptospira weilii genome:
- a CDS encoding O-methyltransferase codes for MSRKNIQLTEKLEDYIFRNSVREPDSFRRLREETGKLAQANMQISPEEGQFLHVLAKISGAKRIIEIGSFTGYSSLCFATALPEDGKILCCDISEEWTTIARKYWKENGLESKIGLKIGSALETLQVLIDSKSFPEWAPDFAFGPSTIDLIFLDADKENYPNYYPLILELLKPGGLLIADNVLWDGSVADSTRQEPSTIGIRKFNEMIHKDDSVDVSLVPIADGVSLVRKK; via the coding sequence TTGAGTCGAAAGAACATACAACTCACGGAAAAACTGGAAGACTATATCTTCCGGAATTCCGTCAGGGAGCCGGACTCTTTTCGAAGACTGCGGGAAGAGACCGGCAAGTTGGCGCAGGCCAATATGCAAATCAGTCCTGAAGAAGGGCAGTTTCTCCACGTTTTGGCAAAAATCAGCGGCGCCAAACGAATCATAGAGATCGGTAGTTTTACGGGGTATTCTTCCCTTTGTTTTGCGACCGCATTGCCGGAAGACGGAAAAATTCTTTGCTGCGATATCAGCGAAGAATGGACGACGATCGCGCGGAAATATTGGAAAGAAAACGGTCTCGAATCCAAGATCGGTTTGAAGATCGGATCTGCATTAGAAACTTTGCAAGTGTTGATCGATTCGAAATCTTTTCCGGAATGGGCTCCCGATTTTGCATTCGGTCCCTCTACGATCGATTTGATTTTTCTCGACGCGGATAAGGAGAATTATCCGAACTATTATCCGTTGATTTTAGAACTTCTGAAACCGGGAGGCTTGTTGATTGCGGATAACGTTCTCTGGGACGGAAGCGTGGCCGATTCGACTCGCCAAGAACCTTCCACGATCGGAATTCGGAAGTTCAACGAAATGATTCACAAGGACGATTCCGTGGATGTAAGTTTGGTTCCGATTGCCGACGGAGTTTCGCTTGTAAGAAAGAAGTGA
- a CDS encoding NRDE family protein, giving the protein MCTAVIYRNFDRKIFGIGFNRDESVKRKPSLGPTRLGNGPTFAIAPLDGDYGGTWIGVNSSKEIFCLLNFYEVTLKLLRNPTSRGLLVRSCLLSEVKPESLKPEDLENFYPFKLLKITLEKTEVFTWNGENFTTTSYTDTFQILGSSFTQGAKAQISREVVFQESYALEFLPDADEFLKLSGNFLTSHLPEKGALSPCMHRRDAHTVSKTEIVLQENECTIAYQEGQPCESPKPRVFNLTLTNFSLYE; this is encoded by the coding sequence ATGTGCACCGCGGTCATTTACAGAAATTTCGATCGAAAAATTTTCGGCATAGGATTTAACAGAGACGAATCCGTAAAGAGAAAACCTTCTTTGGGCCCTACGAGGTTAGGAAACGGCCCGACTTTTGCGATCGCTCCTTTGGATGGGGATTACGGCGGGACCTGGATTGGCGTCAATTCATCGAAGGAAATTTTTTGCCTTTTGAATTTTTACGAGGTAACCCTAAAACTTTTAAGAAATCCCACAAGCAGAGGTTTGCTTGTTCGTTCTTGTTTGTTAAGCGAAGTCAAACCCGAATCACTCAAACCAGAGGATCTCGAAAATTTTTACCCGTTCAAGCTTTTGAAAATCACCTTGGAAAAAACGGAAGTTTTCACATGGAATGGGGAAAATTTTACGACAACTTCATATACCGATACGTTTCAAATCCTCGGAAGTTCCTTCACACAAGGAGCAAAGGCTCAGATTTCCAGGGAAGTTGTGTTCCAGGAGAGTTATGCTTTAGAGTTTCTTCCCGACGCGGATGAATTTTTGAAATTATCGGGAAATTTTCTCACCTCTCATCTACCTGAAAAGGGAGCGCTTTCGCCTTGTATGCACAGAAGGGATGCTCATACGGTTTCCAAAACAGAAATCGTACTTCAAGAAAATGAGTGTACGATTGCGTATCAGGAAGGTCAACCTTGCGAATCGCCTAAACCGAGAGTTTTTAATTTAACTTTGACGAATTTTTCGTTATACGAATGA
- a CDS encoding WGR domain-containing protein — MKHYLTYKDDTSDKFWSIEVSGNSFTVVYGRIGVAGTSQTKAFGAEEACLKEARKILSEKLKKGYIEKNDIIEKLVSDDKKPKSDKENRKEADKAVTPRIEKQSKSDSQKTEEQPKNKAKRSSQRTAKQDLETPPSESSKELNKISLYYQGDGSDKVYHVNIDPEGDGYVVLFAFGRRGSTLQTGTKTSKPVSYESAQKIMNQLVNSKMAKGYTEGESGTPYLHTSKEERISGVHCQLLNPIEEEELSAYIENDQYGAQEKLDGNRMMIRKTGDRVEGINRKGLIIATSQIIHECALGFQEDFILDGESIGDVFHPFDIFSKDGKDIQHLPYQERYAILQSVLKDGGKTFRLVELVVSTKGKKGLLDKLREKQKEGIVFKDLNAPYKAGRPASKGSQIKFKFYETATVSVETVNLKRSVSMRLYDGKSWISVGNVTIPVNFDMPQEKDIIEVRYLYAYRGGSLYQPTYLGIRNDADENDCDLNQLKYKSV; from the coding sequence ATGAAACACTACCTAACCTATAAAGACGATACATCGGACAAATTTTGGAGCATAGAAGTTTCGGGAAATTCCTTTACCGTTGTCTATGGCAGAATAGGCGTCGCCGGAACATCTCAAACTAAAGCTTTTGGAGCCGAAGAAGCCTGCTTAAAAGAAGCGCGTAAGATCCTCTCTGAAAAATTAAAAAAAGGTTATATAGAAAAAAATGATATAATCGAAAAGTTGGTTTCTGATGATAAGAAACCTAAATCGGACAAAGAGAATCGAAAGGAAGCGGATAAAGCCGTAACTCCGAGAATTGAAAAACAATCGAAATCTGATTCGCAAAAAACCGAAGAACAACCGAAAAATAAAGCCAAGCGGTCATCTCAAAGAACCGCAAAGCAGGATTTAGAAACTCCTCCATCAGAAAGTTCTAAAGAGTTAAATAAGATCAGTCTCTATTATCAAGGCGACGGTAGTGACAAAGTTTATCATGTAAATATAGATCCGGAAGGGGACGGATACGTGGTGCTCTTCGCTTTTGGCAGACGTGGGAGCACACTTCAAACCGGAACCAAAACCTCAAAACCGGTTTCTTACGAATCCGCTCAAAAAATTATGAACCAACTCGTAAACTCCAAAATGGCAAAAGGATATACGGAAGGAGAATCCGGAACTCCTTATCTTCATACAAGCAAAGAAGAACGAATAAGCGGTGTTCATTGTCAACTTCTCAATCCTATCGAGGAAGAGGAACTTTCCGCGTATATTGAAAACGATCAATATGGAGCCCAAGAAAAGTTGGACGGCAATCGTATGATGATCCGAAAGACCGGAGACAGGGTGGAGGGAATCAATCGAAAGGGTCTAATTATTGCGACTTCGCAAATCATACACGAATGTGCTCTCGGTTTTCAGGAGGATTTTATTCTGGACGGAGAGTCGATCGGAGATGTATTCCACCCTTTCGACATTTTTTCGAAAGACGGAAAAGATATTCAACATCTACCCTACCAAGAGCGTTATGCGATACTTCAATCCGTCTTGAAGGATGGGGGCAAAACCTTTCGTCTTGTCGAATTGGTGGTCTCCACAAAAGGCAAAAAAGGACTTCTCGATAAATTACGAGAAAAACAAAAGGAAGGTATCGTATTCAAAGATCTGAATGCTCCTTACAAAGCGGGGAGACCTGCAAGCAAAGGGTCTCAGATTAAGTTCAAATTTTACGAGACGGCAACTGTAAGCGTAGAAACGGTAAATCTAAAACGCAGTGTAAGCATGCGTCTTTACGACGGAAAGTCTTGGATTAGTGTTGGAAACGTAACCATACCGGTTAATTTTGATATGCCGCAAGAAAAAGATATTATAGAAGTACGTTATTTATACGCATACAGAGGCGGTTCTTTGTATCAACCGACTTATCTGGGAATTCGAAACGATGCGGACGAAAACGACTGCGATTTAAATCAGCTTAAGTACAAGAGCGTTTAA
- a CDS encoding LIC10774 family surface protein has translation MKQIFSIFFIILLLAECAGESNDSSQLLLGIVNNQPRNLTPPERNASGLAIIDIPTHYVDSISGNDSSAGTKSAPYRTITKALLASKADGTKVIYVAPGTYNTSIGETFPMYIPDGVNLYGDYDGKGLIGDSSSLYAGPPGTTPKTGPTWINGGGFDVNHTSWNATIIPKNNSQIAGFKITNPNPLSPGGYLTRGVSVQNFVSILIRNNTITGMSPSGVGIYYEYFTVTAVGSNTISGNQIISNYWGIYDGSIRASDDKVENNVITQNSIGILTTQGLDLGQGSTGSAGNNTFSCNTYEDIQIGGNDSIPQTQYAMNNYWDHFAPTMSLTHTDGLDIRKLSNSTLVYYAGGGFASNPCN, from the coding sequence ATGAAACAAATTTTCAGTATTTTTTTCATAATATTACTGTTAGCCGAATGCGCAGGAGAAAGCAATGATTCTTCCCAATTACTTTTGGGAATCGTAAACAACCAACCACGGAACCTTACTCCTCCCGAACGGAATGCTTCGGGACTGGCGATTATTGACATACCTACGCATTACGTGGATTCTATTTCCGGAAACGATTCCAGTGCGGGCACTAAGTCCGCACCCTATCGCACGATCACAAAAGCACTTTTAGCCTCCAAAGCGGACGGCACAAAGGTGATTTATGTTGCGCCCGGAACCTACAACACATCCATCGGAGAAACATTTCCCATGTATATTCCGGATGGAGTCAACCTATACGGAGACTATGACGGAAAAGGTTTGATCGGAGACTCTTCTTCCCTTTACGCGGGGCCGCCGGGAACCACGCCTAAAACAGGACCTACTTGGATCAACGGAGGAGGATTCGATGTAAATCATACTAGTTGGAATGCCACAATCATTCCAAAAAATAACTCTCAAATTGCAGGATTTAAAATCACCAACCCGAACCCGCTGAGCCCGGGAGGTTATCTTACAAGAGGGGTTTCCGTACAGAATTTCGTATCCATACTTATTAGGAATAACACGATCACCGGGATGTCCCCCTCGGGAGTTGGTATCTATTACGAATATTTTACCGTAACGGCCGTAGGCAGCAATACAATCTCCGGAAATCAAATCATTTCCAACTATTGGGGAATCTACGATGGCAGCATTCGAGCTTCCGATGACAAAGTGGAGAACAATGTAATTACTCAAAATTCCATTGGTATCCTCACTACGCAGGGACTCGATTTAGGACAGGGATCGACCGGAAGCGCGGGAAACAATACTTTTTCCTGCAACACATACGAGGATATACAGATAGGAGGAAACGATAGCATTCCACAAACTCAATACGCAATGAATAACTATTGGGATCACTTTGCGCCTACGATGTCTTTGACGCATACCGACGGCTTGGATATAAGAAAACTTAGTAATTCTACTCTCGTCTATTACGCGGGCGGAGGTTTTGCTTCAAATCCTTGTAACTAA
- a CDS encoding LIC10362 family protein, whose product MIYALILTILCGLFFFLSYRLSQKSNALLQKNSNMQEPIVKNTNSSRNDDSFQASKFAILKPSVFRSKLQNALHSPFQKESVFLLLSLCIWMLLPLFWGLAFFLKTDANVLVVIGCMIWTYYWLKYLFSTDEAV is encoded by the coding sequence ATGATCTACGCTCTGATTTTGACAATCCTTTGTGGGCTTTTTTTCTTCCTATCTTACCGCTTATCTCAAAAATCGAATGCTCTTTTACAAAAAAATTCAAATATGCAAGAACCTATCGTAAAAAATACGAATTCCTCCCGAAACGACGACTCCTTCCAAGCAAGTAAGTTCGCCATTTTGAAACCTTCCGTTTTTCGTTCGAAGCTCCAGAACGCTCTGCACTCTCCCTTTCAAAAAGAATCCGTTTTTCTGCTTTTGTCTCTTTGTATTTGGATGCTTTTACCCTTATTTTGGGGGCTTGCTTTTTTCCTAAAAACAGACGCAAATGTTTTGGTCGTTATCGGATGTATGATCTGGACTTATTACTGGTTGAAATATCTTTTTTCAACCGATGAGGCCGTTTAG
- a CDS encoding PilZ domain-containing protein gives MADANSLFRDSFEYRDPSLQKRKNARIKIALGAEISIQGRQEKHPVTILDIGTGGVALDSRTTMFEGDHVHLHTKINGKDLILETKIIRSSGKKVNGVFVGIEDKHRVEIQEFIHKKFFGKEKKSN, from the coding sequence ATGGCCGATGCGAATTCGTTATTCAGGGATTCCTTTGAATATAGGGATCCATCACTTCAAAAAAGAAAAAATGCGCGTATAAAAATTGCTTTAGGTGCGGAAATCTCGATCCAAGGAAGACAAGAAAAACATCCGGTCACCATTTTGGATATAGGAACCGGCGGAGTGGCTTTGGATTCCAGAACAACCATGTTCGAAGGGGACCACGTTCATCTCCATACGAAAATCAACGGTAAAGATCTAATTCTTGAAACGAAAATCATTCGCTCTTCCGGAAAAAAAGTGAACGGTGTCTTTGTGGGAATCGAAGACAAACATAGAGTCGAAATTCAGGAATTTATCCATAAAAAGTTCTTCGGAAAGGAAAAGAAATCGAATTAG
- a CDS encoding SBBP repeat beta-propeller lipoprotein, LipL53 family has translation MIHLLILFFIFLFQACSPTSDAKTNNSFLIPLTQGNNIGSVAVHGNLDSLDAEEVPLRENSVSLEWASLYGEGPNKIARDSKLAVDEKGFVYVAADIDSDPSYNQLINEWVVGGKNLIIAKYDSQKNEIWRRSISGVPGAKLNVTGIAVDPKGNAYVTGSIIGSFEYRRGLEKQDMFVIKFRSNGIIEWIKQTGTEDERYEVSPRKITVDTFGNSYIVGTSNGPFGGNGIKRGNGFIVKFDTNGNQVWIEQLSIPEADIIPTGVAFDKVTGNIYMSGYGRNANFATNTTPGIGQDDLFILKYDSNGNRQFFAQLGVPLKSVFGNAITVDRFGNVLVGGYSDADFGLRPDKTSHLGIIVKYDSSGVQQWIRQFGPPTDQKSTMINEITTDRAGNVFTTGQTNGFIKFNDGPSVGNEDVFVTKHSSSGEVQRLWQWGMVRETMIGSGIGTDFDGNLYTTGWVTHNIFDNIFGNEVTGAMDIFLIKFR, from the coding sequence ATGATACATCTTTTGATTCTTTTTTTTATATTCTTATTTCAAGCTTGTTCGCCTACGTCCGATGCGAAAACGAACAACTCCTTTCTGATTCCTTTAACTCAAGGGAATAACATCGGTTCTGTCGCTGTTCATGGAAATTTAGATTCCTTAGATGCCGAAGAAGTACCGTTGCGGGAAAACTCCGTCAGTCTTGAATGGGCTTCTTTATATGGCGAAGGTCCTAATAAAATCGCCAGAGACTCCAAACTCGCAGTAGATGAAAAGGGTTTTGTTTACGTCGCAGCCGATATAGACAGCGATCCTTCTTATAACCAATTGATCAACGAATGGGTTGTTGGAGGCAAAAATCTAATTATTGCGAAATATGATTCCCAGAAAAATGAAATCTGGAGGAGATCAATATCCGGGGTCCCGGGCGCAAAACTAAACGTTACGGGAATTGCGGTAGATCCCAAAGGAAACGCATATGTAACCGGTTCTATAATCGGTTCTTTTGAATACAGACGCGGTTTAGAAAAACAGGATATGTTCGTAATTAAGTTCCGCTCAAATGGAATCATAGAGTGGATCAAACAAACAGGAACTGAGGATGAAAGATACGAAGTTTCCCCCAGAAAAATCACAGTAGATACATTCGGAAATTCTTATATTGTGGGAACCTCAAACGGACCGTTCGGAGGAAACGGTATAAAAAGAGGAAACGGATTTATCGTCAAATTTGATACCAACGGAAACCAGGTTTGGATCGAACAACTTTCCATTCCAGAAGCGGATATCATTCCAACCGGAGTTGCCTTTGACAAAGTTACGGGTAATATTTACATGAGCGGTTACGGACGCAACGCAAACTTTGCGACCAATACAACTCCCGGTATCGGACAAGACGACCTTTTCATTCTTAAATACGATAGTAACGGAAACCGACAATTCTTCGCTCAACTCGGCGTACCTTTGAAATCAGTTTTTGGCAACGCCATCACTGTGGATCGATTCGGAAACGTTCTTGTAGGAGGATATAGCGATGCAGATTTCGGCTTAAGGCCAGACAAAACGAGTCATCTTGGGATCATCGTAAAGTATGATTCATCCGGCGTTCAACAATGGATCAGACAATTCGGTCCTCCCACAGATCAAAAGTCGACTATGATAAACGAAATAACAACCGACAGGGCAGGAAACGTTTTCACAACGGGCCAAACCAATGGATTTATCAAGTTTAATGACGGTCCTTCAGTAGGAAACGAAGACGTCTTTGTAACCAAACACAGTTCTTCTGGAGAAGTCCAACGGTTATGGCAGTGGGGAATGGTCCGAGAGACTATGATCGGCTCGGGAATCGGAACCGACTTTGACGGGAATCTTTATACAACCGGATGGGTAACCCACAACATATTCGATAACATTTTTGGAAACGAGGTAACGGGAGCTATGGATATATTTCTGATAAAGTTCAGATGA
- a CDS encoding acyl-CoA dehydrogenase family protein — protein MRAVLEKPNDLFNPTENHLALRETIAKFAKENMDTQAKEHDDRETFNLALFRRIGSELGLFGITVPEEDGGMGMDAVAAVIIHEELSAYDPGFMLSYLAHEVLFVNNFYHSSSPAQREKYLSKVISGEWIGGMGMTEPGAGTDVLGMRTIAVKKGDKYVLNGSKQYITNGNIGSVFLVYAKMSKDSKRTTSFIVESSFPGFSVGKKEEKMGMRSSPTTQLIFEDCEVPAENLVGQEDGALIHMMRNLEIERVTLAAQSLGIAKRSVDIMADYTIRHREAFGKKLSEFGQIQRLLAESYADYQAARALVYQVASGINPDSRNSLGAASAKLVATQMAERVSRNAIQALGGYGYCREYPVERLHRDSILLSIGGGTNEAMQKNIVADLKKIYEGTP, from the coding sequence ATGAGAGCTGTGCTTGAAAAACCGAACGATTTATTCAACCCGACAGAGAACCATCTCGCGCTTCGGGAAACCATCGCAAAATTTGCAAAAGAGAATATGGATACCCAGGCGAAGGAGCACGATGACCGCGAGACATTCAATCTTGCGTTGTTTCGGAGAATCGGTTCCGAACTCGGACTTTTCGGAATTACTGTTCCGGAAGAAGACGGTGGGATGGGGATGGACGCTGTTGCGGCGGTGATTATTCATGAGGAGCTTTCCGCTTATGATCCGGGGTTTATGCTTTCGTATCTGGCGCACGAAGTATTATTCGTAAATAATTTCTATCATAGTTCCAGTCCGGCTCAGAGAGAGAAGTATCTTTCGAAAGTGATTTCGGGAGAATGGATCGGCGGAATGGGAATGACGGAACCCGGAGCGGGAACGGACGTTCTCGGCATGAGAACGATCGCCGTAAAAAAGGGCGACAAATACGTGTTAAACGGTTCCAAACAATACATCACGAACGGAAATATAGGAAGTGTGTTTTTGGTGTATGCAAAAATGAGCAAGGATTCCAAAAGAACCACTTCCTTCATCGTGGAAAGTTCCTTCCCCGGTTTTAGCGTCGGTAAGAAAGAGGAAAAGATGGGAATGCGCTCCTCCCCGACGACTCAGCTTATATTCGAAGATTGCGAGGTTCCTGCGGAAAATTTAGTCGGCCAGGAAGACGGGGCCCTTATTCACATGATGAGAAACCTCGAAATCGAAAGGGTTACCCTTGCCGCTCAGTCTTTGGGAATCGCAAAACGCTCTGTGGATATCATGGCCGATTATACGATCCGTCATAGAGAGGCGTTTGGAAAAAAACTTTCGGAGTTCGGACAAATTCAGAGACTTCTCGCGGAATCATACGCGGATTATCAAGCGGCGCGCGCTCTTGTGTATCAAGTGGCAAGCGGAATCAACCCCGACAGTAGAAATTCTCTCGGAGCCGCTTCCGCAAAATTAGTCGCGACCCAAATGGCGGAAAGAGTGTCTCGAAACGCAATACAAGCGTTAGGCGGCTACGGATATTGCAGGGAATATCCCGTGGAAAGATTGCATAGGGATTCGATTCTTCTTTCCATCGGAGGCGGAACGAACGAAGCGATGCAAAAGAATATCGTCGCGGACTTAAAAAAAATCTACGAAGGGACTCCTTGA